GCGGGACCGGAGGTGGAGAACCCGACCCGCACCCCGTCGTCACTCAGGGCCGCGAGCGCCCGCTGCAGCGCTTCGTCGGTGAACAGCGGGCTGTCCGGCGTCAGCGAATGCACCTGGTAGAGGGTGATCGCCGACCCCAGCAGCGACCGGCTTTCGGTCCACTGCCGGGAGAACACGCCCGCGGAGTGTTCCTTCACCTCGTGCATCGTGGCGTCCATCCGCCACCCGCCGACGTAGGTGTAGCCCCACTTGCTGGACACCGTCAGGTCGTCGTGACCACGCTCGGCCATCCAGCCGGCGAGGAACTCCTCCGCACGACCGTAGGACCGCGCCACGTCGACCCAGCGGACCCCGGCCGCGTACGCGGCGTCGAGCACCGCGTGCGTCGCCTCCCGCATCGTCCGCACGTCACGCCGGACCGGCAGCTCACCGCTGCGCCCCAGGTTGATGTAGGCGGGCCGCCCCAAGGCCGCCAGACCGAGTCCGATTCGCAGGGGACTTTCCTTTCTGTGCGGGTTTTTCACGACGCGATGGTCTATTGCGACATGCGACGCCGTATAGGCCGTTATACGCCTGATGTCCTCTGGCGGAGAATGTCCAGCCACT
This is a stretch of genomic DNA from Amycolatopsis endophytica. It encodes these proteins:
- a CDS encoding aldo/keto reductase, encoding MKNPHRKESPLRIGLGLAALGRPAYINLGRSGELPVRRDVRTMREATHAVLDAAYAAGVRWVDVARSYGRAEEFLAGWMAERGHDDLTVSSKWGYTYVGGWRMDATMHEVKEHSAGVFSRQWTESRSLLGSAITLYQVHSLTPDSPLFTDEALQRALAALSDDGVRVGFSTSGPAQGDTIRRAFDLEVAGRPVFSSVQSTWNLLEPSAGPALAEAHAAGNVVLVKETLANGRLVVNPPTAITRLAQRCGVGADAIAVAAVLAQPWADTVLVGPSSTHQLTANLAAATVDVPRGEVAALASLAEPPERYWARRSSLQWQ